One Dysidea avara chromosome 8, odDysAvar1.4, whole genome shotgun sequence genomic window, tacttgtttgttaactttgttGTAAAGAATTATTATgaatggtgaacccatgcatatcgcatctgaaatggtgccgcacaccccagctatatcagttatatatatatatatcgtctgaaaagtgaagcatccattatgcttcgttgttggctatgttacacagcagtacgaataaAGAACtcttcgaaaagcacctctgcaatcaaaacaaccattatgacaaatacggatgatttctgttacgaagggaagctatcacatgctaccgccaaactgacacttttcgctgtcagcaaagatgcacaaaggaggacactggtagccgataattagctgtttttaccataatcggAAATCGGGTGTAATGGGCTGTgaccagcagattattagtctattcagcttcaacagatgcagtaccactggaggggggagtgtataaacagtggaatggactactggaatggtggaatggaattttttaaagttcaatatcagtttttacatccaaataagtacaactcctccccttaagtaagcaaataaataggattccctttgaagtgagctcttttagcataatattcacctcaccataaacaaagtttaccaatgtaatgtactgtaaagtcagttatgaacatgtaCAATGGCAGTTTATTGGGAATGccaagaagactcctgacttaacccttgttcccaaatgataaaagattaactagctagctgattacatgtatgcattgtaaagtacattcactgtataatgaagtattcatctatttattatcaactttaccagttaggcactggagggtgaacacagaaggcagagcctgtacgaggtgtttaccactaacctagctaggagcctaagcgaaaatctttgggtaaagtgaaacgggactatcttgtaagcTATGAGAAAATTTTAAGCCAAATTAAAGTTTGTTGTGGCAGTGCCACATTACATACTGAACCAAGCCTCCATTaagacagttagtttcagacaagtaataaagtattgaggTATAAGTCatatacaagtgttgtggtgaggaaaagtatgctaaaTGAACCGATTTCAAGGGGAATcttatttatttgcttacttaaggggagaagttgtacttatttggatgtaaaaacaatattgaactttaaaaaattccattccaccatcccagtagtccattccactgtttatacactccccacTGGAGGGCtggctctggtatgtacttaggtaatctgtttatgttttgtggtaaccacaaagataaacagtgatgaTTCAAGCTCTAGCttacttgtctgactagcaactttgagtttAGGTAGGTGTacatactccactaaaagtagaGCCAATGCTGTGAGATTGCACAAGTATTATTTGTAGAGACCTGCAATCgggtatcggttaactatcgttaaacagggtaaaaatatatcAGATATCAGTTTttcctaaaaagtgggaattggtACAACACTAAAAATTACACACACCCTGTACACTAACACCATCAATAATATCACTGATTTAATTAAGGAACTTGCGCATTGTTCAACACTTAAAACCTcctcaccgccaaatttgtagaggcatCTAagtactgcttctaaactgctataacttacaaacCATACCATacaatcctataaaactatacaTCTATTTACTTGCTACACCTAACACTTATATCTgtgagtactctaatagaacatacacctgtggtGTGAACTGCTTTCCCAGTAGGCTGTACCGGTGTTGTACCAACTGAAAAACGACAGCTCAGTCCTTGTAGACTATCAGAAATTGTGTATTCCTTTGAGTTTAAAGGATGataaaacagggcatgtgggcacagactacactccatcacatgatggtttatatctcagtactggaatagcatatttgtattctgtatcTTGTGTTATATGACCAATTATACGTTTAATAAGGAGTGATAATTTCATGACTAgtataatggtataaaaagttacgcgtcatgaaagtttgaaaaagtaaacaaaaaataatttatgtgcccacatgccctgttttcgcaggcccagctAAATTCATAATCAATGGTCTAcactaatctgaacagactTTGTGTTGAGAACAGTGCTGTGTATTAGTGATGATCCAGTGTAGTATAACCTTTGTATGTACTAAATGTTTTGTACACTCTTGAAACTTCTCACCAAACAACTGGTGGAATGTGTAATGAAGAAGATTACGTTGTTTGTGCTTAATGATTTCACATGGTATTAAAAGTGAAGTGCTAAGTTAAAGTGTGTGACATTTCAGTATAGTGTGTACTCTACTattctgttgttgttgttgaaaCACAGTACAATGTAACAAGATTTGGATATCAGGCAGTTTGTACAAGTATTGTTTCCTACTATATAAAATGGTTGAATGTCCTTCATAATCTGTACCATTGTATTTTTGAAATTCAGTGtgattgttcaattagagtgttttcTTTGTATGTTATAGTTAGAAGCACCGCGATGCATGGAAGATTGGAAGAATTTAAGGAATGTGACAGAAGTGATCACTACATAAACACATAATATTCATAGTTGATGTTATCATATTGTAGAGTTGAAAAAGAGTGTCAATGAAGCAAAAGAAGCTTGTACCAGGACAGTTAAGACAAATAAAAATCTGGCAAAGAAAACTAAGAAAGGTGAGGACATGTTTTGTGTGTAATGTTCCCAGGTCATTCCCTAATGTTGGGTCATGTTGTTGGTGTTTGTTACTTGTCAATGTGGGACCATGTTGGTGTTTTGGTCTTGTCTACTAACATCAAATAAGTCACATAAGCCATCTTGAGAGCAAGTGAGAATTAGGAGTTCttctagttaaagcactgccgagCATATGtacggaaaatatagcacaGTGTTAAggggctaatacagcatgaggcaaagctgagtgctgtattaacCTAGAGACCCCCCCCCCtccagtgctgtatttttcacaAGCACTTTAAGTGTTTTATTGCATGGTCATCTTGCTCGGAAAGATTTTCTTGAGTACCTGGATCGCttggtgatcagactatcagtaagttgtcatataatctatttgtaGTCATAGAACAAtttggtaggattagtttggctagttttagcatttGACAGTGTCACACATGTGATCCATTGTGCCATCTGTGTGGGATTGTTGCTTCAATTTTCCATTttagactatcagtaagtgttcatgtaatctatttctagtcatagaaccaactggtaggattagttttagtgatttacaatgtcatgcatgtgatcaatcgtgctgtctgaGTGGAGTTGATTCTTACATAACTgcactgcataactgtactgtatttgcccaattagccaCATAACTGTGCTGTATGACTCATAGAGTACAGTTGTGCAGCTAATCGGTACAATATGCAAATACACCATGTGGTGGCACTTTTATCCTCCCACAAGTACAATAAGGGAATATAAAGTGTATCATTTGTTGGTATGCATGTTTGTTAAATATGGGGATCTTTGTATGGTGTAAGTGTATTGTGGAAAGTATAGCTAACATTTTTGTATTGTGTTTAATATTAATCATAGCTAACCTCAGGTGGTCAGCCACACCAAATCATGTCTAGAATTCTACATATTTGGCAAAAGGTTTGCAATTGTCTTTGTTTTCATTGAGAACACTATGGGACTATCTAgtgttagtctcgtgcccagccttGCTCGCGCTAACGCACAAACACTGTCTGGTGACAATCCTccagtttcttgggcccggaagtgtgatccagccaaaatatgggctggccaatcagaatcaacAAGTCACATGatcgcatgaatgtattggaagtagacGAAAAAAGCAGATGAGAGTCACGAATAAGAAAACATAGCTTGACAACAAACATCTTGAACAGCCTAGGTAAGTAATTTCTGATAAGTGGCTTTAACTTGACGTTTCACCAGAAATGAAACGCTATCATATAATAAATGAAGAGATGACATCTAGTAAACGCCCTATtctgagttttactttattcctagccATTTTTGAAtgtattttttcactgtttttaaCAATTATGCAACTCCTCAATTCTGATTGGACAGCTAATATTTGGCTGGAttgcacttccgggcccaagaaactcgagcattgtcactGGGTGGTGTTTGTACATTAGCGCATGCCcagctgggcacgagactaatctagtgtggcacccattagtgattTGTCATAATTTTGGCTAATTTTATCTTACAAACAGAtttgaccggatctgtgaaaacttGATATAATCAGGCATCTTTAAATTCCATGTTATTAAATCTTCTTAGCCAGGTGTATGCTCTGGTGAAGTTTCAGCCTCGTATGCCAAGAACTGTTAGAGttgcagccctacaaagtagcaacaacagaaagatcactTTGTGCAGTAAGTATTTAGTATTTGGAAAGTAACTTTTGAACATGATAATATATGGAGTTGAGGCTTGCACCATCATGGGTAATCGATTTCTGGGAACAAATGTCCATAACTTATGTTCCTGtaggtctactgcaatgaaataAAAGATTTCTAAACCCCGGCCTCAAATAAGGTAATATCCACCAGTACACTTCAACCAAATACTATTATAGGATTCATTTGGACAGTTACAATTAATAGTGAAACAAATGTCTTGTGTTCAGATTAGACAGGTTTTGATTACTGACATATGTAATGGATGCTTTCACCGAAAGATCATATCATTCTCAAATTTGATATGGGAATTATTTCTTTAGTGATAAATGTCAACTATTACTGTCTGTACACTGCTTGTATAATGAAGAAATGAATTATTTCCTCAAAGCAAGTTATATGTGACCAAACACACATACGTACTTTTTGGTGGTACAGTGGAACCATGCAGAGTAATATCAATGGCAGATCTAGAAGGATTTCAGTAGTTTCGACAGAAACCTCCTTTCAGAATTTCACTTTTAAGTGATACTGGCTGAGTAAACCATTCTCCTGTTGTAAATAGCTCTTTATCATAACAGTAACATTTAACTTACAAAATGTCTTCTTATTCATCTCAGGCCAACTAGGTCAAATGCACAGCAGCTTATCTGATCACTCAATAATTTATTTTTTCAGGTGCTTGTTTCTGCATGAGTTCAAAATGAGGAAACAAAAGAGAAGAGACCTTGATGAGAACTTGAAGCAAGTAAAAACCATTATCTTTCTTTGATAAAAGAGCAAGACCAAGTAAGGATGTCTAAATGGTATCACAATAATGTAGCTGCATAGCTATACTAATGTTATAGCTACTAATGCAATGGCTTTATGGAGAAATATAATACACCTCCCAGAAACTCTCTTTCAAAAATCCTAGCTCCGCCACTGAAGGTGCTAGTCttgccagccagcctgtattGTTTCTCTTTTATGATTTTCCCGACCAAATGACAATAgaaaaaatacaggctggctggcaaGACTATAGAGGTACACCAATAATCTGATTGGCTATCAGTTATCGGCTACATCATCCTTGTTTTTGCGTATCGGTGTTGGGTCGGTACAAGCAGcagatatacataaacatcTATCTATGGGCACTTGTGCTCTAGTAATATCCTAGCAACACCTGTTTATGTAATGTCAGCTGTTGATTACAGTCCCACTCTGTCACTTTATAACTAAATTAAAATGGAAATTAAAATGTCTATACTATACTATATTGTAACGGCTTTGTTTATcagcttgataatattattttatatcagTTATCTGAATATCAGCTAAAGTCATATCGGTGTACCTCTAATGTGGACATCTACTgaccaatagtgtcctgattatcaaggtgtcctgattatcaaggtgtcctgattatcaaggtgtcctgattatcaaggtgtcctgattatcaaggtgtcctgattatcaaggtgtcctgattatcaaggtgtcctgattatcaagttgtcctgattatcaaggtgtcctgattatcaaggtgtcctgattatcaaggtgtcctgattatcaaggtgtcctgattatcaaggtgtcctgattatcaagttgtcctgattatcaaggtgtcctgattatcaaggtgtcctgattatcaaggtgtcctgattatcaaggtgtcctgatttccaggtcagtttatgtactaagggtaCTTCACagccttaactaagtgtctggtgtcctcaagtgtccaggTTCCTGTGTATATTTCACTGTAACATAATCATCTGTCCTCACATTTCTTTATGAACCTAACATTTTCTCCTTTCTAAATCCTCAAAGTGATCTACAATTGTTACATAACCCATCCTCATATTTCTTATTCTGTCATGATTAGGCTTGTGTGATCACTCATATTGTATATAAGGAGCTGAACAATACTGCATGTAATGTTAGGTACTACACTACCTactgtgtacaaaaatacagtacttggaGTGTGTCAAGGTACACCTCCCAAGTGCTTtactttttgtacacacaaacatagACAGTAATTTAAGTGATATGTTGTATTTCCTGGTTGTCTTGCCTGGAGAGTTCATCTCAAGTGCCTGGACacttcaattttcagtgatcagactatcagtaagtgtttacaTAATCTATTTCTAATTGTAGAACAAACTGGTAATTGCCTAGTTTGCACACATGATCATTCATGCTGTCTGGATTGATGTCTGGTAGTTTTCATGATAATcgataactgtactgtattttcccaatcATCTGCAcatctgtactgtatgactcatacggtagttatgtagctaaacaGTACTGTATGTCCTCATGTAAAGTACAGTAAATACTAGTTAAGGCACCGCCACGAGTGCAATACGGAAAATATGGCATGAGTGTGTGGGCTAGTGCTGTATTCAGGTTGAGACCACACCAGAGTGCTATTTTTCATATTGCATAAacatggcggtgctttaactggattaaagtacttcctggtcatctttGTTTGGAGTGTTCATTTTGTAGACTTGAACCGTGCATCACGTGATTACTCGTAGCACCTTCATCCCTTAATAGAAATAGTAGCAACAAGGGAAAGCATTAAGGTCCCTAACAGTAGATCCCATTAATAGCGTTCGGgcctgtggtccctactatactgcATGATAACAgttgtactgtacaatgtatgcattaAGGCTTGAATGCATATATACTCTGTAGGTGTGCTTTAACTGTAGCATATTTTAATCTGATGAATTGTGCAGACGTAGTAAACTAACAATGAAACTGGAACAACTAGGTAGTGACATTTTGTACTtggaaaaccagctgaaaatttTAAAGCTATGTTTGATGTACCACACATGttcagtttataattgatggCATAGTTCATTATGCTGTATTGTGTATTGAATTTGACACACAAAAATGTTAACAGTCACCCAAATAAAATCTGCCATATAGGAGTGATGTAAATAAGGCTGATAGTTGGTCAAATGGTACAATATCATATCAGTGTTTTCTTTACATTGTACAGAGAAATTTGATGAAGTACAAGCATTGAAGACTGAGTTAGCCAAAAAAAAACCGCAGGTTAGTGTGCTTTAATTGGAGGTGTAATATTTTGTAGTTAACTACAGGAGGCTACAGTCCGTCTATGACCTGGAGAGAAGACAACTTGCCAAATTATTAGTTGAAGAACGTACCTGGTACTGTACCTTGATTAGGGACTATATGGGAGTGATGGTGAGTATCTACATCACTTTACATCATATGACATCTTGTGTGGTCATAGAATGTTGGGATGTCTATGGTTGGTAATTTACAAAGATTACAAGATATTTCACAAGAGTTGTCTGTTGCTATTGAACGGCCTAGTGTTCTCCCTGAGAAATCTATTGATTATTTAGCAGAGGCATGTCCTTTGGCTGCAGTAACTAGTGATTTTCAAGGTACCATTTTTGTGTCTGTACATGTTGTGATTTGTTTACTTGTGTTTTAGATTCTCTATCACTTGGCATGTCACGATCCCAGATTAGTGGCAGTCTTACTCCATAGCCTGTCCGTAGTGCATCATCAACTTCAGGACTATCACGACGATCACAAAGCTTTGATCAGTTAGATGATCCTGCTATCTACTACTCTGAGATTCCTTACGCATCACAAATTACGGGTCAGCCTGTGTCACCATTAACTGTATCAACTACGCCCCCACCACGTCCTATTTACAATTCTGCCCCCGCACTATACCCACCCCCAGTGTACAAGCCATCACAGTCATCATTACACAAAGACAAGGTGTATGTGTATCCTGAGAAGCCACCACCGCCACCATCAGCAATGACAGAAAATGGTGTACCCCCTCCTCCAGCCCTGGCTGGCGGGATGACTTGATGGCCAAACTCCGTAAGAGAGCAGAAAGTGTAGGATCCCCGATATGTCCCAGCACACCAGTAGAAGAGTAACTGTATGTCGAAGTTGAGCCACCCAGTTTTGTTCTCTCTCAGCATTCCGTGTCCGTCTCATCCCCACCTCCCCCTGTTCCTACTAAAGTCCCACAACCAATGAAACCTCCAACTACACACACGAGGAGATTTGATTCTCAAGTACCACCACCAAAACTGCCCAAGCCATCCTGAACAAGTGTTGCTAGTAGTTACCAAGATAACAGTGACAGTGATGATGAGAGTCCACTAGCTAAGGCCCTTAAAGGTGCCAAACTGAAGAAAACTGTTAGTAATGACCGCTCTGCACCAAAGGTGTGACCCtgctaaataattatattattattgtaatgtaaTCCATTTTGGTAAGGTTATAACTGGATGTAAACCAGTGgaggatctagatgggtttctgctTTTAAAAaccctagatccgccactgtaaacCTTCTGAGGTTATTATTGTTGTCATATTGTAATGTACTGTCCAGATTATCACTGCTCTAATGTTAGTCACTATTATACTGTAACATCACTTAATTGTGTGACCTTTTGTAATCAcctatagagcagtttcaaaacgaTGGTAACTAAACATTACGTAAGTGACCACACCCCCGCCGCCATATTTTTGTACCACCTGTGAACGCGTGCTACTGttaaaactgtttacattgGTCAAGCGTTTGGTCAGGAAGTCTTATACTATTGTTTAACCATTGAATATCATTACTGGTAATTAGCTTATGATACTATATGGCTGCTTTCACAGATTCGGACTCAGCAACTGCAGCATATCCTCAAGAGTCTCTGTGAACATGCACAGAAGTTAGTGGTGAGCAACAAGCGGAGGTATCTAGAGAAGATAGCTGGCATAGGAGATCCTTTTTGTATACCAAAGACTGAATTAAGCAAGGAAGCTTTTCCTCCAGTGGAAGCAACAGACATTTTCAACTACCTTGTTTTGGGCTATAGCTTCTGCACATCTCAAAGGTTTAAAGCATACAAAAGTCTTGATGCGTATAAGTATTTTGTATGTGGGTTTGTAAACTGCTTTGGATCTAAGACTTATGGACAGAGGATAGTTACTGTTGCAAAGGTAAGTGTTCTCACTGGTCATGCTGCTTCTATGACATGCTATGATGTAGGTGAGGCACTCACAGCGAGCAAATGATCCTCCTGAAGATATCTGGGTTATCTGCCAAGCTGATGGAATGGTAGAATCAGCACATTGTACCTGTATGGCTGGACTGGGAGAAGTTTGCTCACATGTTGGAGCGATTCTGTTTTATCTAGAATCAGCTAATCGCACAAGAATCACTTGTACACAAGTTGGGTGTGTGTGGAAAGCGCCTAGTTTTGTTGAAGCCATTCCATATCTTCCCATTGCAGGGTTACTATTTTCTATGCCTAAATCCAGGATAAGTTGCAATAAAAAGAGAGGGGCTCATCTTATGAATGAAACTGTACCACTTGACCAAAGTTTTGATGTGCCAGTAGTCAGAGAGCACTCTGCCAGCTCAGGGTCATCTGGAGCTAGAGCATTAGCAAGTGTAAGTGTGCCACCCTCAGATGAAGAGCAATCACTATTTCTAAAGGACATTGCTAAATGTAAACCAGTGGTTTGTTCCATAGTGCCTGCTCATTCTGATGCATTTAGGCCTACTTCAGTAGCTGTTAAGCTTCCTCCTTCATTGTGTGAGTTATTGTACAAGCCAGATAATGAAGAACTTACATATACTGAGCTTCTAGTTGTGTGTGATGAGGTAACATTGACCATTACTGAAGAGGAAGCTAATGTCATTGAAACTCATACACGTAACCAAGCCAGAAACACAGCTTGGTTTATGCAGCGTGCTGGTCGAATTACTGCTTCCAAAATGAAGTCTGTGTGTGGTACTGATGTCAGTAACCCTGCTCAATCTCTCATTTCATCGATATGTTATCCTCAGCTTCACAAATTTACTACCAGGGCAACTACATGGGGTTGTGAACATGAAGCCATTGCAAGAATTTCATTTATAGATATGGCAAAGCCGttgcatacaaattttgagTATCGGGATAGTGGTTTAGTAATTCATAGAGATCATCCATATATTGGTGCCAGCCCCGATGGGATTGTACAATGTAGTTGCTGCGGATACGGTGTTTTGGAAATAAAATGTCCTTACTGCATTAGAGAGCAAGATCCAAATCAAGCGTCTTGTTTAGAAGATGGAAAGCTTTCAAAAAAGCACCCCTATTACTATCAGATACAGACACAATTATGTGTGTGCTCAGCTGACTATGCCGACTTTGTTTTAGCAATATTCAGTGATGGAAATCCTAATTTATATCATGAACGAATTTATCCAGATGAGCAGAAAATAGGAGAATGTATAAACCATGCTGAAGCTTTTTTCAAAATTTGTTTACTACCTGAACTCCTAGCTAAATGGTATTCTAGGAAGGTTGTAATGCCAGATCAGACTGTGTCAGCTTCAGTTGTTAACAGTAAATACATATACTGCTATTGTAAAAAAGACATAGGCGGAGAAATGGTTGGTTGTGATAATCCCGACTGCAAGCATGGCTCATGGTTCCATCTTGTTTGCTTAAAAATACCAAAACCCCGTTCCTGCAAGTGGTATTGCCCAGATTGCAGGAGAATGCCAGAGTTCACACGTAAACGATCTAGAAAGTAATGTATTGATACTATATTGACAGTAATTTTTAACAATCGATGTACAGTTTTCCAATATTATTGAAGTACAGAATTTTGTAATGATACAATAACAGTTAATTATAATCAGTCCTTTGGAACTACAGAAATGCACAAGTTATTCAGAGCTGAACACACTAATACAATTTTGTCTATTGGTGGTTTATCATCTGAACAGTTAGTTTTCAAAAAATTGATTGGCATGCAGCTCATTAAAATAGAATATTTTTGTCGAGTTGCACCAATGACTCTTTCTATGTGTATTCGTAAGTTAGCTAATTTCCTTGTTTCCTCTATGTCAACTGGAGACAACTGAGTGCAGCCTCTAGTAAAGGCTGGAATCTTCAAGGTAGCACGCATTCTAGCCACATCCTCCTCTATGTCAAAACCTCGGTCAGCTAGCACTACATCTCCAGGTAGTAGTTTATTAAGAAACCCTGAGTTTACTGTTAAAAATTTATCACTTACTCTTCCACCCCAAGTTTGTGAAATGAAAGTTGTGACTCCTTGGGGACACATCGCAATAAAAACCTTGGCCGTGTTTGCATGTTTATACTGAGACCATGTGGCAGCTTTTGCTACTAGATGGGATGGTGTCTCTACTTTGATTTCATAGCAATCAACGATTACCACAACTTTGGTTCCATAAGTAGCCCGGAAACAATTAGGCATTGTTTTTTGCAACTCTGCTCTTTCAGGCCACTTGATTAGCCACTCTAACTGAGCATACATTACATCTAAAGTCTCATGAAATTGCCTGGATGCAGTGGCTTTAGATATTCCG contains:
- the LOC136265169 gene encoding uncharacterized protein isoform X2, which produces MPKSRISCNKKRGAHLMNETVPLDQSFDVPVVREHSASSGSSGARALASVSVPPSDEEQSLFLKDIAKCKPVVCSIVPAHSDAFRPTSVAVKLPPSLCELLYKPDNEELTYTELLVVCDEVTLTITEEEANVIETHTRNQARNTAWFMQRAGRITASKMKSVCGTDVSNPAQSLISSICYPQLHKFTTRATTWGCEHEAIARISFIDMAKPLHTNFEYRDSGLVIHRDHPYIGASPDGIVQCSCCGYGVLEIKCPYCIREQDPNQASCLEDGKLSKKHPYYYQIQTQLCVCSADYADFVLAIFSDGNPNLYHERIYPDEQKIGECINHAEAFFKICLLPELLAKWYSRKVVMPDQTVSASVVNSKYIYCYCKKDIGGEMVGCDNPDCKHGSWFHLVCLKIPKPRSCKWYCPDCRRMPEFTRKRSRK
- the LOC136265171 gene encoding uncharacterized protein, translating into MTSNNDTQILEPMTVAQALELMTSNTGTQTLELITSNDDTQTLESVMTHDKGTQTPRMMCDKGVQTDDNDFFSESFFLSDDSKVQYYTGLSSYLLLKTFELVMSPFVHGDKRSYYWKSFLVVLLKLRLNLGFQDIVYRIGISKATASRQFHETLDVMYAQLEWLIKWPERAELQKTMPNCFRATYGTKVVVIVDCYEIKVETPSHLVAKAATWSQYKHANTAKVFIAMCPQGVTTFISQTWGGRVSDKFLTVNSGFLNKLLPGDVVLADRGFDIEEDVARMRATLKIPAFTRGCTQLSPVDIEETRKLANLRIHIERVIGATRQKYSILMSCMPINFLKTNCSDDKPPIDKIVLVCSALNNLCISVVPKD
- the LOC136265169 gene encoding uncharacterized protein isoform X1 — translated: MVESAHCTCMAGLGEVCSHVGAILFYLESANRTRITCTQVGCVWKAPSFVEAIPYLPIAGLLFSMPKSRISCNKKRGAHLMNETVPLDQSFDVPVVREHSASSGSSGARALASVSVPPSDEEQSLFLKDIAKCKPVVCSIVPAHSDAFRPTSVAVKLPPSLCELLYKPDNEELTYTELLVVCDEVTLTITEEEANVIETHTRNQARNTAWFMQRAGRITASKMKSVCGTDVSNPAQSLISSICYPQLHKFTTRATTWGCEHEAIARISFIDMAKPLHTNFEYRDSGLVIHRDHPYIGASPDGIVQCSCCGYGVLEIKCPYCIREQDPNQASCLEDGKLSKKHPYYYQIQTQLCVCSADYADFVLAIFSDGNPNLYHERIYPDEQKIGECINHAEAFFKICLLPELLAKWYSRKVVMPDQTVSASVVNSKYIYCYCKKDIGGEMVGCDNPDCKHGSWFHLVCLKIPKPRSCKWYCPDCRRMPEFTRKRSRK